The Brasilonema sennae CENA114 genome includes a region encoding these proteins:
- the nuoK gene encoding NADH-quinone oxidoreductase subunit NuoK: protein MQLQYFLLLAAALFCIGIYGLITSRNAVRVLMSIELLLNAVNLNLMAFSNYLDSVAIKGQVFTVFVITVAAAEAAVGLAIVLAIYRNRDTVDMEQFNLLKW, encoded by the coding sequence ATGCAGCTCCAATACTTTTTACTACTTGCAGCAGCTTTGTTCTGCATCGGTATCTATGGCTTAATTACTAGCCGTAATGCTGTCAGAGTGCTGATGTCGATTGAGTTGCTGCTTAATGCCGTTAATCTCAACTTAATGGCATTTTCCAATTACCTAGACTCAGTAGCAATAAAGGGTCAGGTATTTACCGTATTTGTTATTACCGTAGCAGCAGCTGAGGCGGCGGTAGGTTTAGCGATCGTGCTTGCCATTTATCGTAACCGCGACACTGTTGATATGGAGCAGTTTAATCTCCTGAAGTGGTAA
- the ndhI gene encoding NAD(P)H-quinone oxidoreductase subunit I, whose translation MLKFLKQVGDYAKEAVQAGRYIGQGLSVTFDHMRRRPVTVQYPYEKLIPSERFRGRIHFEFDKCIACEVCVRVCPINLPVVDWDFDKATKKKKLKHYSIDFGVCIFCGNCVEFCPTNCLSMTEDYELSTYDRHELNYDSVALGRLPYKVTLDPMVTPLRELVYLPKGVTDPHGLPADAPRPGARPEDLVEQEK comes from the coding sequence ATGTTGAAGTTCCTTAAGCAAGTTGGTGATTACGCCAAAGAAGCGGTGCAAGCTGGTCGCTATATAGGTCAGGGTCTTTCTGTTACCTTTGACCATATGCGGCGTCGTCCAGTCACCGTGCAGTACCCTTACGAGAAACTGATTCCTAGCGAACGATTTCGCGGTAGGATTCACTTTGAGTTTGATAAGTGCATTGCCTGCGAAGTTTGTGTTCGGGTTTGTCCGATCAACCTGCCTGTAGTGGATTGGGATTTCGATAAGGCAACCAAAAAGAAAAAACTCAAACACTATAGCATCGACTTTGGAGTTTGTATCTTCTGTGGTAACTGCGTGGAATTTTGTCCCACGAACTGTCTGTCAATGACAGAAGATTATGAACTTTCTACTTATGATCGCCATGAATTGAACTATGACAGCGTGGCGCTTGGTCGTTTGCCCTACAAGGTCACTTTAGACCCAATGGTCACACCTTTGCGTGAGCTCGTTTATTTACCGAAGGGTGTTACTGATCCCCACGGTTTGCCTGCTGATGCACCTCGCCCTGGTGCGCGTCCAGAAGACCTTGTAGAGCAGGAAAAGTAA
- a CDS encoding NADH-quinone oxidoreductase subunit J, which yields MNLAEGVQIVSFGILAVMLIGTALGVVLFENIVHSAFLLGGVFVSIAGLYLLLNGDFVAAAQLLVYVGAVNVLILFAIMLVNKRQAFAPFPTAWVRKALTGVVSLGLFALLSTMVLATPWSLSTDIPPSNTIVLIGQHFFTDFLLPFELASILLLIAMVGAIILARREYLPEQTISSEQQQVLTLPERPRELVSIGESSRNIQ from the coding sequence GTGAATCTTGCGGAAGGAGTACAGATTGTTTCATTTGGCATACTGGCAGTGATGTTGATTGGAACAGCACTCGGTGTGGTGCTGTTTGAAAACATCGTCCATTCAGCCTTTTTGCTAGGAGGCGTATTTGTTAGCATTGCTGGACTATACCTATTGCTAAATGGTGACTTTGTAGCAGCAGCGCAATTGCTAGTTTATGTTGGCGCAGTGAACGTGTTGATTTTGTTTGCCATTATGCTGGTAAACAAGCGGCAAGCTTTTGCACCCTTCCCCACTGCTTGGGTACGCAAAGCACTCACAGGTGTAGTCAGTTTGGGATTGTTTGCACTTTTAAGTACGATGGTGTTAGCAACTCCTTGGTCACTGTCTACTGACATACCTCCAAGCAACACTATTGTTTTAATCGGTCAACATTTCTTCACTGACTTTTTATTGCCTTTTGAACTCGCTTCCATTTTGCTGTTAATAGCAATGGTAGGCGCGATAATTTTGGCACGTCGCGAGTATCTGCCTGAACAGACCATTTCTTCAGAACAACAGCAAGTTTTGACGTTACCAGAACGTCCTAGAGAATTGGTCTCAATCGGTGAATCAAGCCGCAATATTCAGTAA
- the nuoH gene encoding NADH-quinone oxidoreductase subunit NuoH yields MNSGIDLQGTFIESLMDLGLSAGLAKSIWMPVPMILMIIGATVGVLTCVWLERKISAAAQQRIGPEYIGPLGLLAPVADGMKLVFKEDVVPAKSDALLFTLGPIIVVLPVFLSYLIVPFGQNLVITDVGMGVFLWIALSSIQPIGLLMAGYASNNKYSLLGGLRAAAQSISYEIPLALAVLAVAMMSNSLSTIDIVEQQSGYGILGWNVWRQPAGFIIFWIAALAECERLPFDLPEAEEELVAGYQTEYSGMKFALFYLSSYVNLVLSALLVSVLYLGGWDFPIPINLIASTLGVSETNPVLQVVTASLGITMTVLKAYFLVFLAILLRWTVPRVRIDQLLDLGWKFLLPVGLVNLLLTAALKLAFPFAFGG; encoded by the coding sequence ATGAATTCAGGAATTGATCTGCAAGGAACTTTTATAGAATCCCTCATGGATTTGGGACTAAGCGCTGGTCTAGCCAAGTCAATTTGGATGCCAGTGCCGATGATACTAATGATTATTGGTGCTACAGTCGGTGTCCTAACCTGCGTTTGGTTAGAGCGGAAAATTTCTGCAGCCGCACAGCAGCGGATTGGTCCTGAATATATTGGTCCTTTAGGTTTGCTGGCTCCAGTAGCAGATGGTATGAAGCTGGTTTTCAAAGAAGACGTGGTACCAGCTAAGTCCGACGCCTTACTATTTACCCTTGGTCCAATTATCGTAGTGTTGCCAGTGTTTCTGTCCTACCTGATTGTGCCATTTGGACAGAATCTGGTGATTACAGATGTTGGGATGGGCGTGTTCTTGTGGATTGCTTTATCTAGCATTCAACCTATTGGCTTGTTGATGGCTGGTTATGCATCCAACAACAAATACTCTCTCCTGGGAGGGTTGCGGGCAGCAGCGCAGTCAATTAGCTATGAGATTCCGTTGGCACTTGCAGTGCTGGCGGTCGCCATGATGTCCAATAGCCTCAGCACCATCGACATCGTGGAACAGCAATCCGGTTATGGCATTCTTGGCTGGAACGTATGGCGTCAACCAGCTGGGTTTATCATCTTTTGGATAGCAGCCCTAGCCGAATGCGAACGATTACCCTTCGACTTACCCGAAGCAGAAGAAGAACTGGTTGCTGGTTATCAGACTGAATACTCTGGTATGAAATTCGCTCTTTTCTACCTGAGTTCCTACGTTAACCTGGTCCTTTCTGCCCTGCTAGTATCAGTTTTGTATCTGGGTGGTTGGGATTTTCCGATTCCCATTAACCTGATAGCGAGCACTTTGGGAGTCAGTGAAACAAATCCCGTGTTGCAGGTTGTAACCGCCTCCTTGGGAATCACCATGACTGTACTCAAAGCATACTTCCTGGTCTTTCTAGCAATTCTGTTGCGCTGGACAGTACCACGTGTTCGTATTGACCAATTGCTAGATTTAGGATGGAAGTTCTTGCTGCCTGTTGGTTTGGTTAACTTGCTACTAACTGCAGCCCTGAAACTTGCCTTTCCCTTTGCCTTTGGTGGTTAG
- a CDS encoding citrate synthase — translation MMVCEYKPGLDGIPAAQSSISNVDGQKGILEYRGIRIEELAEKSTFLETAYLLIWGELPTSKELAAFEDEVHSHRRIKYHICDMMKCFPESGHPMDALQASAAALGLFYSRRDLNNPAYIRDAVVRLIAKIPTMVAAFQLMRNGNDAIRPHADLDYSGNFLYMLNEKVPDPLAARIFDICLILHAEHTMNASTFSARVTASTLTDPYAVVASAVGTLGGPLHGGANEEVVEMLEDIGFVENVRPYIEDCLERKAKIMGFGHRVYKVKDPRATILQNLAEQLFTKFGHDKYYDIAVEMERVVQEKLGHKGIYPNVDFYSGLVYRKLGIPTDLFTPIFAIARVAGWLAHWKEQLEENRIFRPTQVYDGKHDVSYTPIDQR, via the coding sequence ATGATGGTGTGCGAATATAAGCCTGGTTTGGATGGCATTCCCGCCGCTCAATCCAGTATTAGCAATGTTGACGGACAAAAGGGAATACTAGAATATCGTGGCATCCGGATTGAGGAACTAGCAGAAAAAAGTACATTTTTGGAAACTGCTTATCTGCTAATTTGGGGTGAGCTGCCTACATCGAAAGAACTCGCAGCATTTGAGGATGAAGTTCACTCTCACAGACGGATCAAATATCACATTTGCGACATGATGAAGTGCTTTCCAGAAAGCGGTCATCCGATGGATGCACTCCAAGCCTCAGCCGCAGCATTAGGCTTGTTTTATTCACGTCGTGACTTGAATAATCCTGCTTACATTCGGGATGCTGTCGTTCGCCTCATAGCAAAGATTCCGACAATGGTGGCGGCGTTCCAGTTAATGCGAAATGGGAATGATGCAATACGTCCCCATGCGGACTTAGACTATTCTGGCAACTTTCTGTACATGCTGAATGAGAAAGTACCAGACCCATTGGCGGCGCGGATTTTTGATATCTGCTTGATACTTCACGCTGAACACACAATGAACGCCTCCACCTTTAGTGCAAGGGTTACAGCGTCTACTCTAACTGATCCATACGCAGTGGTAGCTAGTGCGGTGGGAACGTTAGGAGGACCGCTACACGGTGGAGCGAATGAAGAAGTCGTTGAGATGTTGGAAGACATTGGCTTTGTAGAAAATGTCCGTCCCTACATAGAAGATTGTCTAGAACGCAAAGCCAAGATTATGGGTTTTGGACATCGTGTCTACAAAGTGAAAGACCCACGCGCCACGATTTTACAGAACTTGGCAGAACAGCTGTTTACCAAGTTTGGGCATGACAAGTACTATGACATTGCCGTAGAAATGGAAAGGGTGGTGCAGGAAAAACTCGGTCACAAAGGAATTTATCCCAACGTTGACTTTTATTCTGGTTTGGTGTATAGGAAGTTGGGAATTCCTACAGATCTGTTTACGCCAATATTTGCGATCGCCCGTGTAGCTGGTTGGTTAGCACATTGGAAAGAACAGCTAGAAGAAAACCGGATTTTCCGTCCTACCCAAGTTTACGACGGTAAGCATGACGTTTCTTACACTCCCATCGACCAGCGGTAG